The following proteins come from a genomic window of Nothobranchius furzeri strain GRZ-AD chromosome 1, NfurGRZ-RIMD1, whole genome shotgun sequence:
- the LOC107381954 gene encoding LON peptidase N-terminal domain and RING finger protein 3 produces MRTECKSLLHLAAEAFQSKNFDLAADIYECQLAGVGGSGSRLELMAKRADALAFGGRITEALEVYRRASEIEQLRPVHLSNLIEYLSDSIRRRDRGESQSSRWRRKGEERGGSPAAGATGSGFEDFSCGICLSFLLEPVTLPCGHSFCKRCLERERKEKERPVMCKECRGSSTVDDVQSYRVNVVLSNLLAKWFPAWHHAGRLRREGNGLYAERRMEAALDKYNQAIQIAPTDHILFSNRSQIHSSLRNHEKALRDAELACSLMPLWSKGHIRKAQALVSLGRTEEALREYLVCLSIEPDCRLAKSEAHKLLSEILFPATDPVPEHISDRSNVHSSKNSVRAPVQTFAPGFLSSASSLSLPERSEGCFGDAKAEKIHDCLLKRKWTSEEDENKESNGEQKKPRPETVQGTDLRSVSGDLLDPTELECSLCMRLFYEPVTTPCGHTFCLRCLERCLDHNPKCPLCKEELSEYLVQRQYCKTVSTERLISKYLPTEFTERQRIHLEEMAELSNLNKNMPIFVCTMAFPTVPCPLHIFEPCYRLMVRRCMEAGTNCFGMCLGDNVKGFADYGCLLEIRDVKFFSDGRSVVDTTGGRRFKVIQHRERDGYNTADIEYLEDVKVEGEAERELQCLHDGVYEQALVWVNSLKAEQKERIEGHFGPMPQKDSDLQASPNGPSWCWWLLAVLPLEGRAQLPFLALTSLKDRLSGIRKVLLFMTQSKVR; encoded by the exons ATGAGGACCGAGTGTAAGAGCTTGCTGCATCTCGCAGCTGAAGCTTTCCAGTCGAAAAACTTCGACCTGGCGGCGGATATTTACGAGTGCCAGCTGGCGGGTGTGGGGGGCTCGGGGAGCCGGCTGGAGCTGATGGCGAAGCGGGCGGACGCGCTCGCGTTCGGGGGCAGGATCACCGAAGCTTTAGAGGTGTACCGACGAGCCTCGGAGATAGAGCAACTTAGACCAGTTCACCTGTCCAACCTCATAGAGTACCTGTCGGACAGCATCCGGAGACGTGACCGGGGCGAGAGTCAGAGCAGCCGCTGGAGGAGGAAGGGAGAGGAGCGGGGCGGGAGCCCGGCGGCAGGTGCTACAGGCAGCGGGTTCGAGGACTTCTCCTGCGGGATATGTCTGAGCTTCCTGCTGGAGCCCGTGACTCTGCCCTGCGGGCACAGCTTCTGTAAGAGATGCCTGGagagggagaggaaggagaaggagcGGCCGGTGATGTGTAAGGAGTGCAGGGGCAGCTCCACGGTGGATGACGTGCAGAGTTACCGGGTCAACGTGGTGCTCAGCAACCTGCTGGCCAAGTGGTTCCCCGCCTGGCACCATGCCGGCCGGCTGAGGCGAGAGGGCAACGGGCTGTACGCCGAGAGGAGGATGGAGGCTGCGCTGGACAAATACAACCAAGCCATTCAGATAG CTCCTACCGACCACATCCTGTTCAGTAACCGCTCTCAGATCCACTCCAGCCTGAGGAACCATGAAAAAGCTCTGAGGGATGCCGAGTTGGCCTGCAGCCTGATGCCCCTCTGGTCCAAG GGACACATTCGTAAGGCCCAGGCCTTGGTGTCACTGGGCAGGACGGAGGAGGCTCTGAGGGAGTACCTGGTCTGTCTGTCCATAGAGCCGGACTGCAGGTTGGCCAAGAGCGAGGCTCACAAG TTGCTGAGTGAAATCCTGTTTCCAGCCACCGACCCAGTCCCTGAACACATCTCAGACCGCTCAAACGTCCACTCTTCCAAAAACAGCGTCCGTGCTCCCGTCCAG ACTTTTGCTCCTGGCTTTTTGTCTTCGGCGTCCTCTCTCTCTTTACCCGAGAGGTCAGAGGGTTGTTTCGGAGACGCCAAAGCTGAGAAGATCCACGACTGTCTCCTCAAACGGAAATGGACGTCTGAGGAAGATGAAAACAAGGAGAGCAACGGGGAGCAGAAGAAGCCAAGGCCTG AGACGGTACAAGGGACAGATCTGAGATCTGTATCTGGTGACCTCCTGGACCCGACGGAGCTGGAATGTTCTCTGTGCATGAG ACTTTTCTACGAGCCGGTGACAACACCCTGCGGTCACACTTTCTGTCTTCGGTGTCTGGAGAGATGTTTGGACCATAATCCAAAATGTCCTCTCTGTAAGGAGGAACTGTCCGAG TACCTAGTCCAGAGGCAGTACTGTAAGACGGTCTCAACGGAGAGGCTGATATCCAAGTATCTTCCTACGGAGTTCACGGAAAGACAGAGGATCCACCTGGAGGAGATGGCAGAGCTCTCAAA CCTTAACAAGAACATGCCTATATTCGTGTGCACCATGGCCTTCCCCACTGTGCCCTGTCCGCTGCATATTTTCGAGCCCTGCTACAGGCTGATGGTTCGCAGGTGCATGGAGGCGGGAACCAACTGCTTTGGCATGTGTCTGGGAGACAACGTCAAAGG ctttgCTGATTACGGGTGTCTGTTGGAGATCCGGGATGTAAAGTTCTTCTCTGACGGACGTTCGGTGGTGGACACGACGGGTGGACGGAGGTTTAAGGTCATTCAGCACCGCGAGAGGGATGGCTACAACACAGCTGATATCGAGTACCTGGAGGATGTCAAG gtGGAGGGTGAGGCTGAGCGGGAGCTGCAGTGTCTACACGACGGCGTGTACGAACAGGCTCTGGTTTGGGTCAACTCTCTGAAAGCTGAGCAGAAGGAACGCATTGAAGGACACTTTGGACCCATGCCCCAGAAAGACTCGGATctccag GCCAGTCCCAATGGCCCATCCTGGTGTTGGTGGTTACTAGCCGTTCTTCCTCTGGAGGGCCGAGCCCAGCTGCCGTTCCTCGCCCTCACCTCTCTGAAGGATCGCCTCAGTGGCATCCGCAAGGTGCTGCTCTTCATGACGCAGAGCAAGGTGCGGTGA